A genomic region of Streptosporangium lutulentum contains the following coding sequences:
- a CDS encoding ester cyclase encodes MGEDRRACEENLQNYITHVLNEGQIDRLGEFVHPDFITHTDESALELDAEGDDFDGVRDGIVELREKLQPHYSATVTRWDGDTAHLAWTLAGTHVGRIMGFDPTGKSFAVNYTSWCTFKDGRAIEAKGEWDPAQTLAEIRKQIDAQLVADHV; translated from the coding sequence GTGGGAGAAGACCGTAGGGCCTGCGAGGAGAATCTGCAGAACTACATCACGCATGTCCTCAACGAGGGTCAGATCGATCGGCTGGGCGAATTCGTCCACCCCGACTTCATCACCCACACCGACGAGTCCGCGCTTGAGCTCGACGCCGAGGGCGACGACTTCGACGGCGTCCGCGACGGGATCGTCGAGCTGCGCGAGAAGCTGCAGCCGCACTACAGCGCCACCGTGACCAGGTGGGACGGCGACACCGCCCACCTGGCCTGGACCCTCGCCGGCACCCACGTGGGCCGCATCATGGGGTTCGACCCGACCGGGAAGTCCTTCGCCGTGAACTACACCAGCTGGTGCACGTTCAAGGACGGCAGGGCCATCGAGGCCAAGGGCGAATGGGACCCGGCCCAGACCCTGGCGGAGATCCGCAAGCAGATCGACGCGCAGCTCGTCGCCGACCACGTCTGA
- a CDS encoding acyltransferase domain-containing protein produces the protein MNRETTPADAEHPTTVLLPLSGTDSRAVAELAERYERALADDGVRLADLAYTAGALSPHTAPHDGPRAAGVVATTGEARQWLADVSRQPPAAGLAPVDAGRLVLVFSGQGNQWLGMGRGLAAEPVAGRVLAECDEILTRLAGWSLTAELAATEETSRLEDPAVLQPVLVALQTAVVRQLESWGVVADACIGHSLGEISAAVACGALTLEDALYLAVVRGDLMREIVGSGRTALLGVSAEEAATRIARHGGDAEIAAWNAPRSTLIAGAAATVGRVVDELAVEEVFARMLPGSVAFHSRYVAPVHDKITELAGGIVARDAGTTMVSTVTGGVVPGSGLDSRYWGGNLREPVRFLQGVRFLADQGHRVFVEIGAHPTLSPSIIESLAGTEALVVPTLRRGVPERDALLTTAARLYEAGAALDFSALSPPDRRAVRLRPAPARRDTGPAVTVSPREAFGDLPGGLSLWRGTVTRTPAHGRFHLYGEPLASFALIAGTALAACPAGPYELDVRLAGGHGADAVAADEPYVASPAGSGAIEIHARTGEGLSPRATGVTRPRTGEDPGPVDVHALAARSGTHLAGSAAYTALAEAGLVADHPLVRDIWRGRGETLFRLTATTGSPVDVMVHCAVLLSAIPPDADAGVGVGVEGGAGLPVALDALTVDRPGAATWLLLRDLDEHDLDTHRLDTHRVDEHDLGEHAQGAGPGGGTAGHSVLVLDASGAVLAGAARLTLRHVPQAVLAERAAELAAARRAREAGAALDLAALAGADLGTRTAAIADFLRTELGRVLRMPADRVDPDRPLNGLGVDSIMGLELQGRLEAALGIEVKVVKLLRGDTVTEVAADLAARLDTGTPAAAAQAAGLDDPREIERLLANLDMLPPEEVDSLLQRLATGAAGTL, from the coding sequence ATGAACAGAGAAACAACCCCGGCCGACGCGGAGCATCCGACGACCGTGCTCCTCCCGTTGTCCGGCACCGACTCGAGGGCGGTCGCCGAACTCGCGGAGCGCTACGAGCGGGCGCTCGCCGACGACGGTGTCCGCCTGGCGGATCTGGCGTACACGGCGGGCGCGCTCAGCCCGCACACCGCTCCGCACGACGGCCCGCGCGCGGCCGGGGTGGTGGCCACGACCGGCGAGGCCCGGCAGTGGCTGGCCGACGTCAGCCGGCAGCCACCCGCCGCCGGCCTCGCACCGGTCGACGCCGGACGCCTCGTCCTCGTCTTCTCCGGCCAGGGCAACCAGTGGCTCGGCATGGGCCGCGGCCTGGCCGCGGAACCGGTCGCCGGGCGGGTGCTCGCCGAATGCGACGAGATCCTCACCCGGCTGGCCGGGTGGTCGCTCACCGCGGAACTGGCCGCCACCGAGGAGACCTCCCGGCTGGAGGACCCCGCGGTGCTCCAGCCCGTACTGGTCGCCCTGCAGACCGCCGTGGTCCGCCAACTCGAAAGCTGGGGGGTCGTCGCGGACGCCTGCATCGGCCACAGCCTCGGTGAGATCTCGGCCGCGGTCGCGTGCGGCGCGCTCACCCTGGAGGACGCCCTCTACCTGGCCGTCGTCCGCGGCGACCTGATGCGCGAGATCGTTGGCAGCGGCCGGACCGCGCTGCTGGGCGTCTCCGCCGAAGAGGCCGCCACCAGGATCGCCCGGCACGGCGGCGACGCCGAGATCGCCGCCTGGAACGCCCCACGGTCGACCCTGATCGCGGGAGCCGCCGCCACCGTGGGCCGCGTCGTGGACGAGCTCGCGGTCGAGGAGGTGTTCGCCCGGATGCTGCCCGGCTCCGTGGCTTTCCACAGCCGGTACGTGGCCCCCGTACATGACAAGATCACTGAGCTGGCCGGCGGCATCGTCGCCCGCGACGCGGGCACCACGATGGTGTCCACCGTCACCGGCGGGGTCGTCCCCGGCAGCGGGCTCGACTCCCGGTACTGGGGCGGCAACCTGCGCGAACCGGTCCGGTTCCTGCAGGGCGTCCGGTTCCTCGCCGACCAGGGGCACCGCGTCTTCGTCGAGATCGGCGCGCACCCCACACTGTCACCGTCGATCATCGAGTCGCTGGCCGGGACCGAGGCCCTGGTCGTCCCGACGCTGCGCCGCGGCGTGCCCGAGCGCGACGCGCTGCTCACCACCGCGGCCCGCCTCTACGAGGCGGGCGCCGCCCTCGACTTCTCCGCGCTGTCCCCGCCGGATCGGCGCGCCGTCCGCCTGCGCCCCGCACCCGCCCGGCGCGACACCGGCCCCGCCGTGACCGTCTCCCCCCGGGAGGCGTTCGGCGACCTTCCCGGCGGCCTGAGCCTCTGGCGCGGCACCGTCACCCGCACTCCCGCGCACGGCCGGTTCCACCTGTACGGCGAGCCCCTGGCCTCCTTCGCCCTGATCGCCGGCACCGCCCTCGCCGCCTGCCCGGCCGGGCCGTACGAGCTGGACGTCCGTCTCGCCGGCGGCCACGGTGCCGACGCCGTGGCCGCCGACGAGCCCTACGTCGCCTCGCCGGCCGGATCCGGGGCGATCGAGATCCACGCCCGGACCGGGGAGGGGCTCAGCCCGCGGGCCACCGGCGTCACGCGGCCCCGCACCGGAGAGGACCCCGGCCCGGTCGACGTCCACGCGCTCGCGGCCAGGTCCGGGACGCACCTGGCGGGCTCCGCCGCCTACACCGCCCTGGCCGAGGCCGGGCTGGTCGCCGACCACCCGCTGGTGCGAGACATCTGGCGCGGCCGGGGCGAGACGCTGTTCCGCCTGACCGCGACCACCGGATCGCCCGTCGACGTCATGGTCCACTGCGCCGTCCTGCTCTCCGCGATCCCCCCCGACGCCGACGCCGGTGTCGGTGTCGGTGTCGAAGGGGGTGCCGGACTGCCGGTCGCCCTCGACGCCCTGACCGTGGACCGCCCCGGAGCCGCGACCTGGCTCCTCCTCCGCGACCTCGACGAGCACGACCTCGACACACACCGCCTCGACACACACCGCGTCGACGAGCACGACCTCGGCGAGCACGCTCAGGGAGCGGGTCCCGGCGGTGGGACCGCCGGGCACTCGGTTCTGGTCCTGGACGCGTCCGGCGCCGTTCTCGCCGGTGCCGCCCGGCTCACCCTGCGGCACGTGCCGCAGGCCGTACTGGCCGAGCGGGCGGCCGAGCTGGCCGCCGCCCGGCGGGCCCGTGAGGCCGGTGCGGCGCTGGACCTGGCCGCGCTGGCCGGAGCCGACCTCGGCACCCGGACGGCCGCGATCGCGGACTTCCTGCGCACCGAACTCGGCCGGGTGCTGCGCATGCCGGCCGACCGGGTCGACCCCGACCGGCCGCTGAACGGTCTCGGCGTCGACTCGATCATGGGCCTGGAGCTGCAGGGCCGCCTGGAGGCGGCACTCGGCATCGAGGTGAAGGTGGTCAAGCTGCTCCGAGGCGACACCGTCACCGAGGTCGCCGCCGACCTGGCCGCCAGGCTCGACACCGGCACCCCGGCCGCCGCGGCCCAGGCCGCCGGGCTCGACGACCCCAGGGAGATCGAACGGCTCCTGGCCAACCTGGACATGCTCCCCCCGGAGGAGGTGGACTCGCTGCTCCAGCGCCTGGCGACCGGGGCGGCGGGAACGCTATGA
- a CDS encoding non-ribosomal peptide synthetase yields MTEQIVTPPPVTADRRELLRELLRSRALQAADHQPASAGQRALWLFDQLHPGSPAYHLGGAARIEGAFDASAMRAALVQVTRRHPVLRTTLVAVDGELRQRLSGEATVEFDELDMTGCPAEWVDQVVAEFTERPFDLGHGPLLRVQVLRLDDDAHLLVLAAHHVATDLWSFGIIADDLQRFYTAEVTGVPADTAAPAAGYLDFVRWQRDLLDGPAGRAGGDYWERQLEGEVPRLDLPLDRPRPARPAHRAAACSFTLDRTLTLALKELARQTGATPYMALLTVFTTLMHRYTGQRDIWIGSATSSRGRPAFHDVLGYFANIMVVRTRIEPRQTFRSLLDQVRKTVLDGLEHQDFPYPMVIQRLAERRSDSGSPLFDVAFHYESSLSSAQRGLSLIGTGFTDAEIAVGDIVLRPHELAHHGSEHDLTLFVEEIDDTLYCSLRYAVDLFDRATVRDMADHLTVLAGECVRRPDAGLGTLPILAPDERHRILTAWNRPDDGVSTSRSCAHHLVIAQAERTPDRTAVVCEDRSLSYAELVAQARRFASVLRAHGVGPEVKVGLSADGSCDLVVGMLAVLIAGGAYIPLDPGYPPKRLEYMMEDSAVRLLLTQRRLAGRLPETGVPVLYLDDDHPAPKPEPEAVEATADNLAYVIYTSGSTGRPKGVMVEHRGVVDLDLAHRQGFPPDPDRRILQNASISFDVSTWEWLMALGSGAALHLAPRAALRPGPPLIDVVRRRGITSLSATPSVMGTMDPADLPSVTELTSVGEAITAETVRAWAPGRRVVNAYGPTEITVFCTLEHCEPDGRTPAIGRPVAGTELYVLDDYLEPVPVGVVGELYIGGTGVTRGYQNRPDLTADRFVPHPFSDRPGARVYRTGDRVRFGRDGRLHYLGRNDHQVKIRGVRTEPGEVQAEIVGHPAVREALVLARPARNGELQLVGYVVRHAGDDTSAAAIRDHLAQRLMPNMVPAHLVLLDGFPLNPNGKTDRDRLPDPDETAADRPASGAPPRTETERELAAVWHEVLGVTVSGIDDNFFELGGHSLLATRIVTRLHQLRGVEIPLHEVFDAPTIRTLAARVEALSGAAGAPEPIERRPRGPEGLPLSFAQQRLWFMEQLRPGDQAYRLAGELHLEGRLDADRLRAAMALVVGRHEVLRTVYRALDGEPRQFVLDVPADPLPLLDLAGTPEADWDRVLGERMREFDSEPFDLTAGPARAVLLRLAEDHHVALLALHHIAGDGWSMRVLVEELTACYRLLSEGGAPPPEVAVQYADFACWQRDRQDSEDGARALGYWERRLAGAPPAIELPVDRPRTGRPGRPRRVTRELETPLVGALQRLASGENATLSMTLLAAFKLLLSRWSGQDDVLVGLPVAGRLRTDVERAIGLFVNTVVIRTDTGGDPTFLDLLRQVRQSVLEADAHQEVPFEQIVERLAPDRDVSRTPIYQVVFNMINLDELVVDIPGIDAWVTETEDVSPRFDLTLYAKPYDGALTLDVVCDGDLFAAGTVTALLRQLEALLIQVTADPRRPVDELSLAAPEPDARSHPAGTGAPVHERFLAAAGRHPGAAALHHDGRTVTYGELAGRAETLAAALREAGVGRGDRVAVHAGRDPGLVTALLGVLRAGAAFAVLDRDHPLPRRTAAAGKLAASAWLDATGATGPPGVLGPPVPFALAVADLPHRPGPEEPFPPVRPADTAYVAFTSGSTGTPKAVVGSHAPLAHFLDWYTTTFQVGPDDRFALTSGLSHDPLLRDVFVPLSIGASLHVPPPGRLADPGALATWLAASGITVLHLTPPMARFLAGAADAALPALRYVFFGGDLLTEREVAVMRRIAPHAALVNFYGATETPQAHAYHVVGDLAPGQSVPLGRGVHPARLLVLRGGRQAGVGELGEIVVQSPHLADGYLDDPEATAERFADGRYRTGDLGRLQADGTVAYAGRADRQVKVRGYRVDPTEVETYLRTQAADAYVTAGVDSSGETTLVAYVVGADDPAGLRARIGGALPAYLVPARIVPVPELPLTANGKVDVTALAALTPDTPREAAGKPPAAGLEERLARLWCDLLGLDRVGRDENFFDLGGHSMLMVRLQAVLGEELGHELAVVDLFRSPTVATLAAAIERPPAGSAPPPEAGAEHARKRADRRRRLKQGHHNG; encoded by the coding sequence ATGACCGAACAGATCGTGACGCCGCCGCCCGTGACGGCCGACCGCAGGGAGCTCCTGCGCGAGCTGCTCCGCAGCCGGGCCCTGCAGGCCGCCGACCACCAGCCGGCCTCCGCCGGCCAGCGCGCCCTGTGGCTCTTCGACCAGCTCCACCCCGGCAGCCCCGCCTACCACCTCGGCGGAGCCGCCCGGATCGAGGGCGCCTTCGACGCCTCGGCCATGCGGGCCGCCCTCGTCCAGGTCACCCGCCGCCACCCCGTGCTGCGCACCACCCTGGTCGCGGTGGACGGCGAGCTGCGGCAGCGCCTGTCGGGCGAGGCCACGGTCGAGTTCGACGAGCTCGACATGACCGGCTGCCCGGCCGAATGGGTCGACCAGGTCGTGGCCGAGTTCACCGAGCGGCCCTTCGACCTCGGACACGGCCCGCTGCTCCGTGTCCAGGTGCTGCGCCTCGACGACGACGCCCACCTGCTGGTCCTGGCCGCCCACCACGTCGCCACCGACCTGTGGTCGTTCGGCATCATCGCCGACGACCTGCAGCGCTTCTACACGGCCGAGGTCACCGGCGTCCCCGCCGACACCGCCGCCCCCGCGGCCGGCTACCTCGACTTCGTCCGCTGGCAGCGCGACCTCCTGGACGGGCCCGCCGGTCGGGCCGGAGGCGACTACTGGGAGCGGCAGCTCGAAGGGGAGGTCCCGCGGCTCGACCTGCCCCTGGACCGGCCCCGCCCGGCCCGGCCCGCGCACCGCGCCGCGGCCTGCTCCTTCACCCTGGACCGGACGCTGACCCTGGCGCTCAAGGAACTCGCCAGGCAGACCGGGGCGACGCCGTACATGGCGCTGCTCACCGTCTTCACCACGCTCATGCACCGCTACACCGGGCAGCGCGACATCTGGATCGGCTCGGCCACCTCCAGCCGGGGCCGCCCCGCCTTCCACGACGTCCTCGGCTACTTCGCCAACATCATGGTCGTCCGCACCAGGATCGAGCCGCGGCAGACCTTCCGGTCCCTGCTCGACCAGGTACGGAAAACCGTGCTGGACGGGCTGGAGCACCAGGACTTCCCGTACCCCATGGTGATCCAGCGGCTGGCCGAACGGCGGTCCGACTCCGGGTCGCCGCTGTTCGACGTGGCGTTCCACTACGAGTCGTCGCTGTCGTCGGCGCAGCGCGGCCTCTCGCTGATCGGCACCGGGTTCACCGACGCGGAGATCGCCGTCGGCGACATCGTCCTGCGCCCGCACGAACTGGCCCACCACGGCAGCGAGCACGACCTCACGCTGTTCGTCGAGGAGATCGACGACACCCTGTACTGCTCGCTCCGCTACGCCGTCGACCTGTTCGACCGGGCCACCGTCCGGGACATGGCCGACCATCTGACGGTCCTCGCGGGGGAGTGCGTGCGGCGGCCCGACGCCGGGCTCGGCACGCTGCCGATCCTCGCGCCGGACGAGCGGCACCGGATCCTCACCGCCTGGAACCGTCCCGACGACGGCGTCTCCACCTCGCGGTCGTGCGCCCACCACCTGGTCATCGCCCAGGCCGAGCGCACCCCCGACCGGACCGCCGTGGTGTGCGAGGACCGTTCGCTCAGCTACGCCGAACTGGTGGCGCAGGCGCGCCGGTTCGCGTCGGTGCTGCGGGCGCACGGCGTCGGGCCGGAGGTCAAGGTCGGGCTGAGCGCCGACGGGTCGTGCGACCTGGTCGTCGGGATGCTCGCCGTCCTGATCGCCGGCGGAGCCTACATCCCGCTGGACCCCGGATACCCGCCCAAACGCCTCGAATACATGATGGAGGACTCCGCCGTACGGCTGCTGCTCACCCAGCGGCGGCTGGCCGGCCGGCTCCCGGAGACGGGCGTGCCCGTCCTCTACCTGGACGACGACCACCCCGCCCCGAAGCCCGAACCGGAAGCCGTCGAGGCCACCGCGGACAACCTCGCCTACGTCATCTACACCTCCGGCTCCACCGGCCGGCCCAAGGGCGTGATGGTCGAGCACCGCGGCGTCGTCGACCTGGACCTGGCCCACCGGCAGGGCTTCCCGCCCGACCCGGACCGCCGGATCCTGCAGAACGCCTCGATCAGCTTCGACGTCAGCACCTGGGAGTGGCTGATGGCGCTCGGCTCGGGCGCCGCCCTGCACCTGGCCCCCCGCGCCGCGCTCCGCCCCGGCCCGCCCCTGATCGACGTGGTACGGCGGCGCGGCATCACCTCGCTCAGCGCCACCCCGTCGGTCATGGGCACCATGGATCCCGCCGACCTGCCCTCGGTCACCGAGCTGACCTCGGTGGGGGAGGCCATCACGGCCGAGACCGTCCGCGCCTGGGCGCCGGGCCGCCGCGTCGTCAACGCGTACGGGCCGACCGAGATCACCGTCTTCTGCACGCTGGAGCACTGCGAGCCCGACGGGCGGACCCCGGCGATCGGCAGGCCCGTCGCCGGCACCGAGCTGTACGTCCTGGACGACTACCTGGAGCCGGTCCCGGTGGGGGTGGTCGGCGAGCTGTACATCGGCGGCACCGGCGTGACCCGCGGCTACCAGAACCGCCCCGACCTCACCGCCGACCGGTTCGTGCCGCACCCGTTCTCCGACCGGCCCGGCGCTCGCGTCTACCGGACCGGCGATCGCGTCCGGTTCGGCCGCGACGGGCGGCTGCACTACCTGGGCCGCAACGACCACCAGGTCAAGATCCGCGGCGTCCGCACCGAACCCGGCGAGGTCCAGGCGGAGATCGTCGGGCACCCGGCCGTCCGGGAGGCGCTGGTGCTGGCCCGGCCGGCGCGCAACGGCGAGCTGCAACTCGTCGGCTACGTCGTCCGGCACGCCGGCGACGACACGAGCGCGGCGGCGATCCGCGACCACCTGGCGCAGCGGCTGATGCCGAACATGGTGCCCGCGCACCTGGTCCTGCTGGACGGGTTCCCGCTGAACCCCAACGGCAAGACCGACCGCGACCGGCTGCCCGACCCGGACGAGACGGCCGCGGACCGGCCCGCGAGCGGGGCCCCGCCGCGGACGGAGACCGAGCGGGAGCTCGCCGCCGTCTGGCACGAGGTGCTCGGCGTCACCGTCTCCGGCATCGACGACAACTTCTTCGAACTCGGCGGCCACTCGCTCCTCGCGACCCGGATCGTCACCCGGCTGCACCAGCTGCGCGGCGTGGAGATCCCCCTGCACGAGGTCTTCGACGCCCCGACGATCAGGACCCTGGCCGCCCGGGTGGAAGCCCTGTCCGGCGCCGCCGGAGCGCCCGAGCCGATCGAGCGGCGGCCGCGCGGCCCGGAGGGGCTGCCGCTGTCCTTCGCGCAGCAGCGCCTGTGGTTCATGGAGCAGCTGCGCCCCGGCGACCAGGCCTACCGCCTGGCCGGCGAGTTGCACCTCGAAGGCCGGTTGGACGCCGACCGGCTGCGCGCCGCGATGGCCCTCGTCGTCGGCAGGCACGAGGTGCTCCGGACGGTGTACCGCGCCCTGGACGGCGAGCCCCGCCAGTTCGTCCTCGACGTCCCCGCCGACCCGCTGCCGCTGCTCGACCTGGCGGGGACGCCGGAGGCCGACTGGGACCGGGTCCTGGGCGAGCGGATGCGCGAGTTCGACAGCGAACCGTTCGACCTCACCGCCGGGCCCGCCAGGGCCGTGCTGCTCAGGCTCGCCGAGGACCATCACGTCGCGCTCCTCGCGCTGCACCACATCGCCGGCGACGGCTGGTCGATGCGCGTGCTGGTCGAGGAGCTCACCGCCTGCTACCGGCTGCTGAGCGAAGGCGGCGCCCCGCCGCCGGAGGTCGCGGTCCAGTACGCCGACTTCGCCTGCTGGCAGCGCGACCGGCAGGACAGCGAGGACGGCGCGCGGGCGCTCGGCTACTGGGAGCGCCGGCTGGCGGGCGCCCCGCCCGCGATCGAACTGCCCGTCGACCGCCCCCGCACCGGGAGGCCCGGCCGCCCCCGCCGGGTCACCAGGGAGCTGGAGACGCCGCTGGTCGGCGCGTTGCAGCGGCTGGCCTCCGGTGAGAACGCGACGCTGTCCATGACCCTGCTGGCCGCGTTCAAACTGCTGCTGTCCCGCTGGTCCGGCCAGGACGACGTCCTCGTCGGCCTGCCCGTGGCGGGCCGCCTGCGCACCGACGTCGAACGCGCCATCGGCCTGTTCGTCAACACCGTGGTGATCAGGACCGACACCGGCGGCGATCCCACGTTCCTGGACCTGCTCCGGCAGGTACGGCAGAGCGTCCTGGAGGCCGACGCCCACCAGGAGGTGCCGTTCGAGCAGATCGTCGAACGCCTCGCCCCCGACCGCGACGTCTCCCGCACCCCGATCTACCAGGTCGTCTTCAACATGATCAACCTGGACGAGCTGGTCGTGGACATCCCCGGCATCGACGCCTGGGTCACCGAGACCGAGGACGTCAGCCCCCGCTTCGACCTCACCCTCTACGCCAAGCCCTACGACGGCGCCCTGACCCTCGACGTGGTCTGCGACGGCGACCTCTTCGCGGCCGGCACGGTCACCGCCCTGCTGCGCCAGCTGGAGGCCCTGCTCATCCAGGTGACCGCCGACCCCCGCCGGCCGGTCGACGAGCTGTCCCTGGCGGCGCCCGAGCCGGACGCGCGGTCGCACCCGGCCGGAACCGGGGCCCCGGTCCACGAGCGGTTCCTCGCCGCCGCCGGCCGCCACCCCGGTGCCGCGGCGCTCCACCACGACGGCCGTACCGTCACCTACGGCGAACTGGCCGGCCGCGCTGAGACGCTGGCCGCCGCGCTGCGCGAGGCGGGCGTCGGGCGCGGCGACCGGGTGGCCGTCCACGCCGGCCGCGATCCCGGCCTGGTCACCGCGCTGCTCGGTGTGCTCCGGGCCGGGGCCGCGTTCGCCGTCCTGGACCGGGACCACCCGCTGCCCCGCCGTACCGCCGCCGCCGGGAAGCTCGCGGCCTCGGCCTGGCTGGACGCCACCGGCGCGACCGGCCCGCCCGGCGTGCTCGGCCCCCCCGTCCCGTTCGCCCTCGCCGTCGCCGACCTGCCCCACCGGCCGGGCCCGGAGGAGCCCTTCCCGCCGGTACGGCCCGCCGACACCGCCTACGTCGCCTTCACCTCCGGATCCACCGGGACGCCCAAGGCCGTCGTCGGCTCGCACGCGCCGCTGGCGCACTTCCTGGACTGGTACACGACGACGTTCCAGGTCGGCCCGGACGACCGCTTCGCGCTGACCTCGGGGCTGAGCCACGACCCGCTGCTGCGTGACGTCTTCGTCCCGCTGTCGATCGGGGCGAGCCTGCACGTGCCCCCGCCGGGCCGCCTGGCCGACCCGGGCGCCCTCGCCACCTGGCTGGCCGCGAGCGGGATCACCGTCCTGCACCTCACCCCTCCGATGGCCAGGTTCCTGGCCGGCGCCGCCGACGCCGCGCTGCCCGCCCTGCGGTACGTGTTCTTCGGCGGCGACCTGCTCACCGAACGCGAGGTCGCGGTGATGCGCCGGATCGCCCCGCATGCCGCGCTGGTCAACTTCTACGGCGCCACCGAGACCCCCCAGGCACACGCCTACCACGTCGTCGGCGACCTGGCCCCCGGGCAGAGCGTGCCCCTCGGCCGGGGCGTCCACCCCGCCCGGCTCCTCGTGCTGCGCGGCGGACGCCAGGCGGGCGTCGGCGAACTGGGCGAGATCGTCGTCCAGAGCCCCCACCTGGCCGACGGCTACCTCGACGACCCCGAGGCGACCGCGGAACGGTTCGCGGACGGCCGCTACCGCACCGGCGACCTGGGCCGGCTCCAGGCCGACGGCACCGTCGCCTACGCCGGACGGGCCGACCGGCAGGTCAAGGTGCGCGGGTACCGGGTCGATCCCACCGAGGTCGAGACCTACCTGCGCACGCAGGCCGCGGACGCGTACGTCACGGCGGGCGTCGACTCCTCCGGGGAGACGACCCTCGTCGCCTATGTCGTGGGCGCGGACGACCCGGCAGGGCTGCGCGCCCGGATCGGCGGCGCGCTGCCCGCCTACCTGGTCCCGGCCCGGATCGTGCCCGTACCGGAGCTGCCGCTGACCGCCAACGGCAAGGTCGACGTCACCGCCCTGGCCGCCCTCACCCCCGACACGCCCCGCGAGGCCGCGGGGAAGCCGCCGGCGGCCGGGCTGGAGGAGAGGCTCGCCCGGCTGTGGTGCGACCTCCTCGGCCTGGACCGGGTCGGCAGGGACGAGAACTTCTTCGACCTCGGCGGCCACTCGATGCTCATGGTCAGGCTGCAGGCCGTCCTCGGCGAGGAACTCGGTCACGAGCTCGCCGTCGTCGACCTGTTCCGCAGCCCCACCGTGGCCACGCTCGCCGCCGCCATCGAACGCCCGCCCGCCGGCTCCGCACCGCCGCCGGAAGCCGGTGCCGAGCACGCCAGGAAGCGTGCGGACCGCAGGAGACGACTCAAGCAGGGACACCACAATGGCTGA